The Myxococcota bacterium genome segment CGCCGTGCCGCAGGCAGTGGTCGACGTAGATCGCCTCGTCGAACGCCACCCCGAGCCGGACCAGCGCCGCGCGCGAAGCCTCGAAGTAGAAGCGCTCGGTGTCGACGAGCACGCCGTCGTTGTCCCAGAGGATCGCCTTCATGGGACGCTAGCCAGCCGTATAGATCAGCTTCTCGCCCTCGCGATGGCTCTCCGCGTTGCCTGCGAGCCGCAGGTGCTCCAGGTGCGCGTAGGTCTCGCTCTCGGCCATCGCGCCCCAGCTGCGCGGCTGGAACAGCTTCTTCGCGATGTCCTCCACCGACGCGGGCCCGAGCTCGCGCGAGATCGCGCGGATCTTGTCGAGCCGGTCGTAGTGGTGGCGCTTGATCGCCTCGGTGCGCGCGCGCAAGTCACTGAACGGGTGACCGTGCGCGGGCAGCGCGTGCTTGATGCCGTTGATCTCCGCCACGCGGTCGAGTGAGTAGAAGAACGAGGCCAGCGGATCGCGCGACGACGAGATGCCCGAGATGTGCGGCGTGATCGAGGGCAGCACGTGGTCGCCGCCCAGGAAGATGCCGAGCTCGGGGTCGTGCAGGCAGATGTGATCCTCGGTGTGACCCGGCGTGTGCAGCACGAACCAGTCGCGCTTGGCCAGCCGCAGCACGTTTCCGTTCTCGACCGGGTCGGAGATCTCGGGCACGAAGTCGGTGCCGCCGAACATGCGCATCATGCGCCAGCTCATGCGCTGCTTGAACGGCGGGC includes the following:
- a CDS encoding MBL fold metallo-hydrolase is translated as MGKRQEQEEARTEVTEVAPDVLRMQLPIQMPGLGHVNCYALVDGEGAALVDPGLPGTTSWRALQDRLKQAGIRLKHVHTVVVTHSHPDHFGGATRFVRESGARVIGHRNFRFGMPSAATPEVSAEHLGAEKPAAEAESEAGKPASAAAAGNRALGTWGGPTPWGGTRPRPPFKQRMSWRMMRMFGGTDFVPEISDPVENGNVLRLAKRDWFVLHTPGHTEDHICLHDPELGIFLGGDHVLPSITPHISGISSSRDPLASFFYSLDRVAEINGIKHALPAHGHPFSDLRARTEAIKRHHYDRLDKIRAISRELGPASVEDIAKKLFQPRSWGAMAESETYAHLEHLRLAGNAESHREGEKLIYTAG